In Leptolyngbya sp. O-77, the genomic window CCCCACGATGCCCCCCACGATTACCAGCAGTCCGCCCAGGGCGATCGCCCCACCTTCGCGCAGGCTCATCCGGTAGTCTGTTGGGGGAGTGGGTTCGTTCATCGGGTCACAGGCGGTCGAGCAGTCGTTGCAGAGCGGGATAATCCACCTTGGCGTTGTGACGCTTGTCTACCGGAATCTGGCAGGGGTGGAACTGGTGAATTTGGGCCCAAGCCAGTGCGGTTTGCAAGTCCTGTAGCGCGGGCGATCGCGCTGCTTTGGGAAAATGCTCTGCCCATTCTATCAGCAGCACCCGCCGACCCTGATGCGCCACCAGCGCCGATCGACGAATGCCCGGTTGTGCCTGGGCTGCCGCCTCTACTGCAAAGGGATAAATCGTGCCCCAGGTGTCCGTCAGCTTGGCGCTGCATCGCCCCAACAGCCATAGCCGACCCTGCTCGTCCAGATAGCCCGCATCGCCCGTGCGGTGCCAGGGAACGCCGTCTACTCGAAACTTGGTTTCTGCGTCGCCCTGGCCGTGCAAATATCCAGGCAGCACATGGTCGCCACTGACGACAATTTCGCCAACTGCGCCCGCTGGCAGGGTTTGCGCGTGCAGTTCGGCAGTGGTCATGGTCGGTATAGGCTGACCCCAGCGATCGCCCAAAATTCGCAGCGCAATCTCTGGCACCGGATATCCTGCCAATAGCCCCTTTCCCTGGGTCATGCGGGCCAGGTCGTCGGGCTGAATTTCGTGATACGCAACGTGGGCAATGGGTTCCGCTTCGGTGGAGCCATAGACGGCCGTAACTTCCGCCAAGGGGGCGATCGCCGCCAGCCGTTGCAGCAGCCCCGGAAACACTGGCGCACCGCCCGTAAAAATACGGCGGAATTCGGGCAGCGTCTGCCCCGTCGCCTCGCATTCCGTCACCAGTCGCCCCAGCAGCGCCGGAGACGCAGCCGTACTTGTTGGTCGGTAGCGTCGGATATCTCGCAGCAGCCGTCTGGCGTTGACCTTGCCGGGATAGCGCAAGTCTACATTGGGCAGCAGGCTGGTGACACCCGACGCGAGGTTTGCCAGCACGAAAATGGGCAGCGTTGATAGATCAATCTCGCCCAGAGTCAGGTGCAGGCTGTGGACCAGGGCACGGTGCTGGGCTAGGAGAAAGCCGTGGGTGCGGAGGGCGGCTTTGGGCTGGCCCGTGCTGCCGCTGGTGAAGGTGAGCAGGGCGGGGGTGGCGAGGGGAAGCGCAGGCGGGGTATCGGGGTCGAGTGGGGCTGTGGCAGAAAGGAGGCGGTGAGTTGAGAACTTGAGAGGAATGCGGCGGAGGGCAGCAGATTTTAGCTGGAGCAGGTGGGCTTTGGGGGTAGCGATCAGGGCACGGGGCGGGTGCAGAGCGCAGCAGCGCTCCAGATGGTTGAGGCCGGCAGCAGGGTCGATGAACTGGGCGATCGCCCCCAGCCGAAACAGCGCCAGCAACACCGCATACAGCCGCGCCGACACAGGCACCAGAACCAGCGCCGCCTCGCCCGCCTGCAACCCCGCCTGCTGCAACCGCTCCGCAAGCTGCACCGACTGTCGCTCCAGCGCCACAAAGGACACCGTTTCTCCCGCCTTCCCATCGATAATCGCAGGCGCATCAGGGCGTTCAGTAGCTTGTTGATGGAGCAAGGGGGCGATCGCCATTTGGAAAGTGTTGGAGCGTCAGAGCCTAGAGCTAGGTATCAGATCCTTTGAAATAAAGCTACACCTTGAGCAGTCCCTTTCATCAAGGGAACCTCCTGAACGCCAACAAAAAAGCTCAGATTCAAGCCCATGCACGAGCGATCGCCCGGAGGTGTCGGTAATGTTGATGGCGATCGCCCGGTTTCTCAGCCTGCGTTCGGCAAAACAGCAGCCCCTAATTCCCTAAAAATCAACCCCGCGCTTCAGGTCGATGCCCTTTTCGGCGTAGTGCTTGTGGCAAAAGACCTCGGAGTGGATGCTGGCTAAGTCGAAATAGGCCGGAGGATTTTTGCAGCGGCCGGTAATGATCACTTCCGTATCGCGGGGCTTTCGCAGGAGCGCCTGGATAATCGGCTGCTGGGGCAATAGCTCTAGATCTACTGTAGGGTTTAGCTCGTCGAGAATGATGGTTTTGTAAAGCCCAGAGGCGATCGCCGCCCGCGCAATTTCCCAGCCGCGTTCGGCTTCCACGTAGTCTAACTCCTGCTGCTGTCCGCGCCAGACGATGGCATCGCGGCCGCAGCGCTGGTGATCGACCAAGTTAGGATAGCTCTGATGCAGCGCAGCGATCGCCGCATCTTCGGTATAGCCCGCGCCGCCTTTAAGCCACTGCATGATTAGCACGCGGTGCGACTTGTCTTGGCTGATGCCGCGTCCGATCGCTTGGAGCGCCTTGCCCAGGGCGCTGGTGGACTTGCCCTTGCCCGCCCCTGTGTAAATTTCGATACCCTCGATGCCGTGAGTGGCGGCGTTGGGATGAAAGTGGGGCTTCATTTCTGAGTGCAGGTCGGCAATGTC contains:
- a CDS encoding cob(I)yrinic acid a,c-diamide adenosyltransferase — encoded protein: MTRAGVGIRTAQQRSERILGQIHVYDGAGKGKSQAALGVVLRSIGLGIRTSAQTRVLLLRFLKGPGRTYDEDAAIEALQRGFPHLIDQVRTGRAEFFGPDNITRFDKQEAQRGWDVAKGAIASGLYSVVVLDELNPVLDLGLLSIDDVVRTLKNKPEDLEIIATGRGAPQPLLDIADLHSEMKPHFHPNAATHGIEGIEIYTGAGKGKSTSALGKALQAIGRGISQDKSHRVLIMQWLKGGAGYTEDAAIAALHQSYPNLVDHQRCGRDAIVWRGQQQELDYVEAERGWEIARAAIASGLYKTIILDELNPTVDLELLPQQPIIQALLRKPRDTEVIITGRCKNPPAYFDLASIHSEVFCHKHYAEKGIDLKRGVDF
- a CDS encoding AMP-binding protein, which encodes MAIAPLLHQQATERPDAPAIIDGKAGETVSFVALERQSVQLAERLQQAGLQAGEAALVLVPVSARLYAVLLALFRLGAIAQFIDPAAGLNHLERCCALHPPRALIATPKAHLLQLKSAALRRIPLKFSTHRLLSATAPLDPDTPPALPLATPALLTFTSGSTGQPKAALRTHGFLLAQHRALVHSLHLTLGEIDLSTLPIFVLANLASGVTSLLPNVDLRYPGKVNARRLLRDIRRYRPTSTAASPALLGRLVTECEATGQTLPEFRRIFTGGAPVFPGLLQRLAAIAPLAEVTAVYGSTEAEPIAHVAYHEIQPDDLARMTQGKGLLAGYPVPEIALRILGDRWGQPIPTMTTAELHAQTLPAGAVGEIVVSGDHVLPGYLHGQGDAETKFRVDGVPWHRTGDAGYLDEQGRLWLLGRCSAKLTDTWGTIYPFAVEAAAQAQPGIRRSALVAHQGRRVLLIEWAEHFPKAARSPALQDLQTALAWAQIHQFHPCQIPVDKRHNAKVDYPALQRLLDRL